In a genomic window of Leishmania mexicana MHOM/GT/2001/U1103 complete genome, chromosome 30:
- a CDS encoding metallo-peptidase, Clan MK, Family M67: protein MKRTLSLGIEGSANKIGVGVVDQSGTVLSNVRQTYITPPGTGFLPRETAIHHSQHVLQVVQRAMRDAAVTPADIDIISYTKGPGMGGPLSVGCTVAKTLSLLWGKPLVGVNHCIGHIEMGRVVTKSENPVVLYVSGGNTQVIAYADHRYRIFGETIDIAVGNCLDRVARLLGISNDPAPGYNIEQKAKKGKCYIRLPYTVKGMDMSFTGILSYIEQLVHHPQFTESGVCEVFQKRRKVAPSLTSTPVSAGETFNTDDICFSLQETIFAMLVEVTERAMSQIKASDVLIVGGVGCNKRLQEMMQLMAAERGGRCFDMDQRYCIDNGCMIAYAGLLQYLSGSFTTMAEATITQRFRTDEVYVSWRD, encoded by the coding sequence ATGAAGCGCACACTGTCCCTCGGGATCGAGGGAAGCGCCAATAAGATCggtgtgggggtggtggaTCAGAGCGGTACGGTGCTCTCTAACGTACGCCAAACCTACATCACCCCTCCTGGGACCGGGTTCCTGCCGCGCGAGACGGCCATCCACCACTCTCAGCACGTGCTGCAGGTCGTACAGCGCGCCATGCGCGATGCCGCGGTGACGCCAGCCGACATCGACATCATCTCCTACACCAAGGGCCCTGGCATGGGCGGGCCGCTCTCTGTCGGCTGCACCGTGGCCAAAACACTCTCCCTCCTGTGGGGAAAGCCGCTGGTGGGTGTGAACCACTGCATCGGGCACATTGAGATGGGCCGCGTCGTCACGAAGAGCGAGAACCCCGTGGTGCTGTACGTCAGCGGGGGCAACACGCAAGTCATCGCCTACGCTGATCACCGCTACCGCATCTTCGGTGAGACGATCGACATTGCCGTAGGCAACTGCCTGGACCGTGTggcccgcctcctcggcatcTCAAACGACCCGGCACCGGGCTACAACATTGAACAGAAGGCCAAGAAGGGCAAGTGCTACATCCGCTTGCCCTACACCGTGAAGGGAATGGACATGTCGTTCACCGGCATCCTCTCCTACATTGAACAGCTCGTGCACCACCCTCAATTCACTGAGTCGGGTGTTTGCGAGGTGTTCCAAAAGCGGCGCAAGGTAGCACCGTCGCTGACGAGCACGCCGGTGTCGGCCGGCGAGACCTTCAACACGGACGACATCTGCTTCTCCCTGCAGGAGACGATCTTTGCCATGTTGGTCGAAGTGACGGAGCGCGCCATGTCGCAAATCAAGGCATCTGACGTGCTCATAGTCGGCGGGGTGGGCTGCAACAAGCGCCTGCAGGAGATGATGCAGCTGATGGCGGCAGAGCGTGGGGGTCGCTGCTTCGACATGGATCAGCGATACTGCATCGACAATGGCTGCATGATCGCGTACGCCGGGCTGCTCCAGTACCTGAGTGGGTCCTTCACGACCATGGCGGAGGCGACCATCACGCAGCGCTTTCGCACCGATGAAGTTTACGTTTCCTGGCGCGATTGA
- a CDS encoding DNA-directed RNA polymerase II subunit 2,putative has translation MAQDELLDLEDPDIVLDDGIVDEHDVEDPNDDLDSEDIWEVISSFFREKGLVHQQLDSYNDFLMRIPKMIESMAVIPRQDDQYDPGVTMEEQRDQPRLVLQDVVIGNPSHQTQSYFAGGSLPPLFPNECRLRDMTYDAQAQVTLGVELYHPHADTPHDTFLRNVELGRIPIMLKSMRCNLSGKDEDELPRLNECPHDQGGYFVINGTEKVLIAQERQAANHVYTFSRQKGLLCEVKSIVEGSLNKPRTLQIIMQYKNKGPGSGFENLMCRVAQMDETIPLFVLFRAMDMVADKEILQTVVPDLKDTAMLELLRGSMSDASTLQIFTREEALGYIGRRLGKQDAMANLQREAESLLMRDLLPHMGTDPSANRTKCLYMGYMVHKLLLVALGRHEETDRDFLGHKRIDVAGTLLTVQLQTFLAQVRKEMIKTLQDHAANPRGVFSFGRVIHSKLITDGLRRCLATGNFGDLKTGNIKTGVAQTLNRLTYSSSLSNLRRIQNPIAASSKATRPRNLHCTQWGYICPVETPEGGSIGLLKNVALMCLMSRGTDHAEVVQAVQARIDGFRTIGLEDTADVRVARVFVNGTMIGVDRNPERLLHDLRTRRRNGELSNEVSIVRDIRDREIRVFSDAGRCLRPLFVAENCHLKLRKSGMRDLLVSEKAGGKKSISWSTALKKGYVELIDCEEEDSLLIAMTPSEVEKNYYYSHCEMDPSMILGICASIIPYPNHNQSPRNTYQSAMGKQAMGIYASNFNMRMDTTAHVLFYPQKPLVRTKAMTYMHSNDLPAGHNAVVAISCYSGYNQEDSIIMSRSAVERGFFRSAFWRSFKAKEERQKRDALETFENPDREVCRVKRADYSKLDTDGLIKPGMRVLGGDVVVGKTIPLPEADLEKLTTGNTKITKRDASITSRATEKGVVDKVMLTMNNNDRFTKVKIRTIKIPNIGDKFCSRHGQKGTNGIQFRQEDMPFNRDGIVPDLIINPHAIPSRMTVAHLIETLAGKVACYKGGEVYATPFCSVVVDDFGKALHALRSQRYGNECLYNGHTGLPLDHLIFFGPTFYQRLKHLSGDKIHARPRGPLQPLVRQPTEGRAHEGGLRFGEMERDCMLSYGASQWLRERLFRVSDYYTVHVCNMCGTICVADTKLNRYQCKGCENDTRISQVLMPYACKLLFQELMSMTILPRLGTGPL, from the coding sequence ATGGCACAGGATGAGCTGCTGGATCTGGAAGACCCTGACATAGTCCTCGATGACGGGATCGTCGACGAACACGACGTCGAGGACCCCAATGATGACCTCGACAGCGAGGACATTTGGGAGGTCATCTCATCCTTCTTCCGAGAGAAGGGTCTGGTGCACCAACAGCTCGACTCGTACAACGACTTCCTCATGCGCATCCCCAAGATGATTGAGAGCATGGCGGTCATCCCGCGCCAAGACGACCAGTACGACCCGGGTGTCACaatggaggagcagcgcgacCAGCCCCGGTTGGTGTTGCAGGACGTGGTGATTGGCAACCCGTCGCACCAGACGCAGTCGTACTTCGCTGGTGGCTCGCTCCCCCCGCTCTTCCCAAATGAGTGCCGACTGCGCGACATGACGTAcgacgcgcaggcgcaggtgACGCTCGGAGTGGAGCTGTACCACCCCCACGCGGACACGCCACACGACACCTTCCTGCGCAACGTCGAGCTGGGACGCATCCCCATCATGCTCAAGTCTATGCGCTGCAATCTAAGTGGCAAGGATGAGGATGAGCTGCCGCGGCTCAACGAGTGTCCGCATGACCAGGGCGGATACTTTGTGATCAACGGTACCGAGAAGGTGCTCATTGCACAGGAGCGGCAGGCCGCCAACCACGTCTACACGTTTTCCCGGCAGAAAGGGCTGTTGTGCGAGGTGAAGTCGATCGTGGAGGGCTCGCTGAACAAGCCGCGCACGCTGCAGATCATCATGCAGTACAAGAACAAAGGTCCGGGCAGCGGCTTCGAGAACTTGATGTGCCGCGTTGCGCAGATGGACGAGACCATTCCACTCTTTGTGCTGTTCCGGGCGATGGACATGGTGGCAGACAAGGAGATTCTACAGACGGTCGTGCCGGATCTGAAGGATACCGCgatgctggagctgctgcgtggcTCCATGAGCGACGCAAGCACACTGCAGATTTTCACTCGCGAGGAGGCCCTTGGCTACATTGGGCGCCGTCTCGGCAAGCAAGACGCCATGGCAAACCTGCAGCGGGAAGCGGAGAGCCTGCTCATGCGGGACTTACTGCCGCACATGGGCACAGACCCGTCCGCCAACCGCACAAAGTGCCTGTACATGGGCTACATGGTGCAcaagctgctgctcgtcgccCTCGGCCGGCACGAAGAGACGGACCGCGACTTTCTCGGGCACAAGCGCATTGACGTGGCAGGCACGCTGCTGAcagtgcagctgcagacCTTCCTTGCGCAGGTGCGGAAGGAGATGATCAAGACGCTGCAGGACCACGCCGCCAACCCGCGCGGCGTCTTCAGCTTCGGTCGCGTCATTCACAGCAAGCTTATCACGGACggtctgcgccgctgcctcgccaccGGCAACTTCGGCGACCTCAAGACGGGCAACATAAAGACAGGCGTCGCACAGACGCTGAACCGTCTCACCTACTCGTCCTCCCTTAGCAATCTGCGTCGCATCCAGAACCCCATTGCCGCCTCCAGCAAGGCGACGCGGCCGCGCAACTTGCACTGCACCCAGTGGGGGTACATCTGCCCCGTGGAGACGCCGGAGGGTGGCTCAATCGGGCTGCTCAAGAATGTGGCGCTGATGTGCCTCATGTCCCGCGGCACGGACCACGccgaggtggtgcaggcCGTGCAGGCACGCATCGATGGCTTTCGCACGATCGGTCTCGAGGACACGGCTGACGTGCGCGTGGCGCGCGTGTTCGTGAACGGGACGATGATTGGCGTCGACCGCAACccggagcggctgctgcacgacCTtcgcacgcggcgccgcaACGGCGAGCTCAGCAACGAGGTGAGCATCGTACGCGATATCCGCGATCGCGAAATTCGCGTCTTCTCGGACGCTGGTCGCTGCCTGCGCCCTCTCTTCGTTGCCGAGAACTGCCACCTGAAGCTCCGCAAGTCCGGCATGCGCGACCTGCTTGTCTCGGAGAAGGCCGGCGGGAAGAAGTCGATCTCGTGGAGCACCGCGCTGAAGAAGGGCTACGTCGAGCTGATCGactgcgaggaggaggactcGCTGCTCATCGCCATGACGCCGAGCGAGGTGGAGAAGAACTACTACTACTCCCACTGCGAGATGGACCCATCGATGATTCTCGGCATTTGCGCCTCTATTATCCCTTACCCCAACCACAACCAGTCCCCGCGCAACACCTACCAGTCCGCCATGGGTAAGCAGGCCATGGGCATCTACGCCTCGAACTTCAACATGCGCATGGACACCACCGCCCATGTCCTCTTCTACCCGCAAAAGCCGCTGGTGCGCACCAAGGCCATGACGTACATGCACAGCAACGATCTGCCCGCCGGCCACaacgcggtggtggccatCTCGTGCTACAGTGGGTACAATCAAGAGGACTCCATCATCATGAGCCGCTCCGCCGTGGAGCGCGGCTTCTTCCGCAGCGCCTTTTGGCGCTCCTtcaaggcgaaggaggagcggcagaaGCGCGACGCGCTCGAAACATTTGAGAACCCGGACCGCGAGGTGTGCCGCGTAAAGCGCGCCGACTATTCAAAGCTGGACACGGACGGCCTCATCAAGCCCGGCATGCGGGTCCTCGGTGGCGACGTGGTTGTGGGCAAGACGATCCCTCTCCCTGAGGCGGACCTCGAGAAGCTCACGACCGGCAACACCAAGATCACGAAGCGTGACGCGAGCATCACCTCTCGCGCCACGGAGAAGGGTGTTGTGGACAAGGTGATGCTGACAATGAACAACAACGACCGCTTCACGAAGGTCAAGATTCGCACCATCAAGATCCCAAACATCGGCGACAAGTTCTGCAGCCGCCACGGACAAAAGGGCACCAACGGCATCCAGTTTCGCCAGGAGGACATGCCCTTCAACCGCGACGGCATCGTGCCGGACCTCATCATCAACCCCCACGCCATTCCCTCCCGCATGACGGTGGCCCACCTAATCGAAACGCTCGCCGGCAAGGTGGCGTGCTACAAGGGCGGCGAGGTGTACGCAACGCCGTTCTGCTCCGTTGTCGTGGACGACTTTGGCAAGGCGTTGCATGCCCTCCGGTCGCAGCGGTACGGCAACGAGTGCCTCTACAATGGGCACACCGGTCTGCCGCTGGACCATTTGATCTTCTTCGGCCCCACCTTTTACCAGCGCCTGAAGCACTTATCTGGTGACAAGATCCACGCACGCCCCCGcgggccgctgcagccgctggtGCGCCAACCCACCGAGGGCCGCGCGCACGAGGGTGGACTGCGGTTTGGCGAGATGGAGCGTGATTGCATGCTGTCCTACGGCGCTTCGCAGTGGCTGCGGGAGCGCCTTTTCCGCGTCAGCGACTACTACACGGTACACGTCTGCAATATGTGCGGCACCATATGCGTGGCCGACACAAAGCTGAACCGCTACCAATGCAAGGGCTGCGAAAACGACACGCGTATCTCCCAGGTACTCATGCCGTACGCCTGCAAGCTGCTGTTCCAGGAGCTCATGTCCATGACGATCCTGCCGCGCCTCGGTACCGGTCCTCTGTAA
- a CDS encoding cysteine peptidase, Clan CA, family C19,putative translates to MAEIKVKWGKENLTMEVDLGSTVGAFKEALKAKTGVPVEKQKLMGLKPAMNKDDATLSAAGLVSGKTVMLIGSAESTATVPMVQATVVEANETGGYTATATTSNGLKNIANTCYLNSALQMMRSIPEIREVLEAYRGDNALLQQLRAVLQLLESTKDAVMPLQFWTTLVQTNPTFGERNEHGGFMQQDSQEVLNMLLQAVNSVLPEKYAHLFEGKLHQTLTCVDDPADKGKESDVPFTMLTCNITGEVQTLEAGLEHAFDEHFTAPCEALQKDAAQFTRVSKLTEAPEYVFVHMVRFSWRGDIQKKAKILKPITFPFTLDTTIISTEALKAAQKPVREVVRERRDKELERRRRPRTEKSSPVDKSEEEKVPLILKNESGYYDLCGVISHKGRSADGGHYVYWGKKADTWLVYDDEHVAAVSEEDVKRLRGVGEAHIAYVLLYRSRDPVTRTPVIPL, encoded by the coding sequence ATGGCCGAAATCAAAGTCAAGTGGGGTAAGGAGAACCTCACGATGGAAGTGGACCTGGGGAGTACAGTGGGTGCCTTCAAGGAGGCGCTCAAAGCCAAGACCGGGGTGCCAGTGGAGAAGCAGAAGCTCATGGGCCTTAAGCCCGCCATGAACAAGGATGACGCTAcgctcagcgccgccggcctCGTGAGCGGCAAGACGGTCATGCTGATTGGGTCAGCGGAGAGCACTGCAACGGTGCCCATGGTGCAGGCGACTGTTGTAGAGGCGAACGAGACAGGTGGCTACACCGCGACTGCGACGACCTCGAATGGCTTGAAGAATATCGCCAACACGTGCTACCTGAACTCGGCTCTGCAGATGATGCGGAGTATTCCGGAGATTCGGGAAGTGCTCGAGGCGTACCGCGGCGACAACGcacttctgcagcagctccgtgccGTGCTACAGTTGCTGGAGAGCACGAAGGATGCGGTGATGCCGCTGCAGTTCTGGACGACGCTCGTGCAGACAAATCCAACGTTTGGTGAGCGCAACGAGCACGGTGGTTTCATGCAGCAGGACTcgcaggaggtgctgaacATGCTGCTCCAGGCCGTAAACTCCGTGCTGCCCGAGAAGTACGCGCACCTCTTCGAAGGCAAGCTGCACCAGACCCTCACCTGCGTCGACGACCCGGCTGACAAGGGCAAGGAGTCCGACGTTCCCTTCACGATGCTCACCTGCAACATCACCGGCGAGGTGCAGACGCTCGAGGCAGGGCTCGAGCACGCCTTCGACGAGCACTTCACCGCACCCTGCGAGGCCCTGCAGAAAGACGCCGCCCAGTTCACTCGCGTTAGCAAGCTCACCGAAGCACCGGAATATGTCTTTGTGCACATGGTGCGCTTTTCCTGGCGCGGAGACATTCAAAAGAAGGCGAAGATCCTCAAGCCGATCACGTTCCCCTTCACCCTCGACACCACCATCATCTCCACCGAAGCTCTcaaggcggcgcagaagccGGTGCGCGAGGTTGTCCGCGAGCGGCGCGacaaggagctggagcggcgccgccgcccccgcacAGAGAAGTCGTCGCCAGTGGACAaatcggaggaggagaaggtgccCCTGATCCTCAAGAATGAGAGCGGATACTATGACCTGTGCGGCGTCATCTCGCACAAGGGCCGCAGCGCGGACGGCGGCCACTACGTCTACTGGGGTAAGAAAGCAGACACGTGGCTCGTCTACGATGACGAGCACGTGGCGGCCGTTtcggaggaggacgtgaAGCGGCTGCGTGGTGTTGGAGAAGCTCACATCGCCTACGTCTTGCTATATCGCAGCCGCGACCCCGTCACACGAACACCGGTTATTCCACTTTAG
- a CDS encoding putative nucleolar protein → MAKKTATVVAKKVVAQAAAPAAKSFKKANGTAVVAAVKKAGKKPVIAPKAARKAPVVEEEEEDSNFDYDDTVGNSSEYTGAWDDEDGSGDEENIDFDDVIDGDEEDEEDFDADIQDDDDFEVKAEKYRRRMLAQRQLADAEQQEDIVTRTAKPTPLHDREQWDDAAQQEEGGVAAIHLLGKTNTAEELRDRIQETVRVLSNFKQEREEDRERGEYLELLRSDLLELYEYSEFLMDAVLQLFPPAEAVDFLEAMEKTRPTTIRVNTLKAKRRDLVQALVKRGMNVEPLEKWSKVGLQVFESNVPIAGTIEYLAGHYMLQAAASFLPVMALAPQENDRVLDMSAAPGGKTTYIAQLMKNTGVLFANDVSEPRCKSLNANLQRLGVTNCIVTNYDGTGYERVMRNFDRVLLDAPCSGTGIISRDKSIKTSKQYEDIQRASQLQRALLLGAIDACKIGGYVVYSTCSFLVEEDEAIVDFALRRRDLQVVEMGLPFGRPGFTKYRHHRYHNSLELSRRYFPHVHNMDGFFICKMKKLSDSTTKKPDAADENLSRAGSTPASSSKKRGHSSDNITELQVGSKRVRLEKGKAVVLAEKAPAKNHKLSVPPSSKATRSERKMKEKRKPHKTRE, encoded by the coding sequence ATGGCGAAAAAGACGGCCACCGTTGTAGCGAAGAAGGTGGTGGCACaagccgccgcccccgcagCGAAGTCGTTCAAGAAGGCGAACGGCACTGCagtggtggccgccgtgaAAAAGGCCGGCAAGAAACCCGTCATTGCGCCCAAGGCTGCGCGAAAGGCACCGGTGGttgaggaagaggaggaggactcGAACTTCGACTACGATGACACCGTCGGGAACAGCAGCGAATACACCGGGGCGTGggatgacgaggacggcTCCGGCGATGAGGAGAATATCGATTTTGACGACGTCAttgacggcgacgaggaggacgaggaagacTTCGACGCGGACATccaggacgacgacgacttcGAGGTCAAGGCTGAGAagtaccgccgccgcatgctggcgcagcgccaacTGGCCgatgcggagcagcaggaggacaTTGTGACTCGCACGGCGAAGCCGACGCCTCTGCACGATCGCGAGCAGTGGgacgatgcggcgcagcaggaagagggcggcgtcgcagccATCCATCTACTTGGAAAAACGAACacggcagaggagctgcgtGATCGCATTCAAGAGACCGTTCGTGTGCTGTCCAACTTCAAGCAGGAACGCGAAGAAGATCGCGAACGTGGCGAGTATCTCGAGCTGCTCCGCTCGGACCTTCTCGAGCTGTACGAGTACAGCGAATTCCTCATGGACGCGGTCCTGCAGTTGTTCCCCCCTGCCGAGGCGGTGGACTTTTTGGAAGCGATGGAGAAGACAAGACCAACGACCATTCGCGTTAACACGCTCAAAGCGAAGCGCCGTGATCTTGTTCAGGCGCTTGTGAAGCGCGGCATGAACGTCGAGCCGCTGGAGAAGTGGTCCAAGGTTGGTCTGCAAGTGTTCGAGTCGAACGTCCCAATCGCCGGCACCATCGAGTACCTCGCGGGCCATTACATGCTGCAGGCCGCGGCCTCGTTCCTGCCGGTCATGGCCCTCGCCCCGCAGGAGAATGATCGCGTGCTCGACATGTCGGCCGCCCCGGGAGGGAAGACGACGTACATTGCGCAGCTCATGAAGAACACCGGCGTTCTCTTCGCGAATGATGTGAGCGAGCCACGGTGCAAGTCGCTCAACGCGAACCTACAGCGCCTTGGTGTCACCAACTGCATCGTCACGAACTACGACGGCACCGGCTACGAGAGGGTGATGCGCAACTTTGACCGCGTCCTGCTCGACGCCCCCTGCTCCGGCACAGGCATCATCTCACGGGACAAGAGCATCAAGACAAGCAAACAGTACGAGGACATTCAGCGTGCctcacagctgcagcgtgcgctgcttctgGGCGCCATCGACGCCTGCAAGATCGGCGGTTACGTTGTCTACTCTACCTGTTCCTTCCTCGTGGAAGAGGATGAGGCGATTGTGGACTTCGCGCTGAGGCGGCGTGATCTGCAGGTGGTGGAGATGGGGCTGCCGTTTGGGCGTCCTGGCTTCACCAagtaccgccaccaccgctatCACAACAGCCTCGAGCTCTCCCGCCGCTACTTTCCGCACGTGCACAACATGGACGGCTTCTTCATCTGCAAGATGAAGAAGTTGTCGGACAGCACCACCAAGAAGCCGGACGCGGCGGACGAAAACCTGTCCAGGGCTGGGAGCAcgcccgcctcctcgtctaAGAAGCGTGGGCACTCCAGCGACAATATTACGGAGCTCCAGGTCGGCTCGAAGCGGGTGCGACTCGAGAAGGGCAAGGCTGTCGTGTTGGCCGAAAAGGCGCCAGCCAAGAACCACAAGCTTAGCGTTCCACCGAGCTCCAAGGCGACTCGCAGCGAACGGAAGATGAAGGAAAAACGTAAGCCGCACAAAACGCGTGAGTGA
- a CDS encoding putative FG-GAP repeat protein, which translates to MIAPFSLALCALLLIAVSRAQDADQLVPNSTSQCYPSIDLGWSAHVGSSVYATPRIVDLAHDGHKEVLIPTFSQFLEALDGPTGEDIPGFPFMHPRMKTYASPLPVDLNGDGQVDWLVALYTGELVVFSQDGKVQGYLQVPPLAMKRNWVKDNLPPEQAATVRPGTPLKTGTVLEDILKARRMDDLTITSTEVLNQRRQSSIAQRHHTPTTTTGAEAAAAATVKSVYDTLAKDAELHTTEEIPEPWNDDDALDIDDDEMVLPWEKTKVEVGPNSHLSPEARASLDLLFHPELYQTAKRAIGAEEAIFQGRNLRQTANITFGDDEIKVDAHILSTPVVTDVDQNGDLDVILHVSYFFSEDVITDQPERFAGGVDPHDFVATAVVCLNLVTGETRWARLLHASTRNSSNAAYALSTPLVINADEDRSMEVFVSTSLGFVFGFSADGNALEGWPVLLGPLSASPTAEDITGDGTLDICIGDTEGKVRCYNASGSVTLEKDVIGGVADRLTFGDVDGDGAVDIVFGTTSGLIYALRGTNGAVLPSFPIITGGSIVAPALLLNLNGMMYSNDLDIVVPSHNGRVYLVRGSSGCVQTIDIDEKSSSMVLADDVLGNGQMDLVVTTIKGGVYVFQTSTPYTAMNAWPSKTKGVNGFSASGNYIGIAISPNLRTFRDIQGDTFNVEFTIYDSRPVSPNRSYTVEITVGTRIRLYRERFNKPGTHIVKVRAPLERMYSSLNVALTLPNGQSFTDSISLSFNMHFMAAIKYTLLVPFLAVSAALMLVHKRHEVIEPETVQYLF; encoded by the coding sequence ATGATcgctcccttctctctggcgctgtgcgcgctgctTCTCATCGCGGTGTCCAGGGCCCAAGATGCAGATCAGCTCGTCCCAAACAGTACGAGTCAGTGCTACCCTAGCATAGATCTCGGCTGGTCAGCGCATGTGGGCAGCAGTGTATACGCCACGCCGCGCATCGTAGATTTGGCGCACGACGGCCACAAGGAAGTGCTCATCCCGACCTTCTCCCAGTTCCTGGAGGCATTGGACGGCCCCACCGGGGAGGACATCCCCGGCTTTCCGTTCATGCACCCCCGCATGAAAACGTACGCGAGCCCGCTTCCCGTCGACCTGAACGGCGACGGTCAGGTTGACTGGCTGGTTGCACTGTACACCGGGGAGCTCGTCGTGTTTAGCCAGGATGGCAAGGTTCAGGGGTACCTGCAGGTGCCTCCGCTGGCTATGAAGAGGAACTGGGTGAAGGACAACCTGCCACCTGAGCAAGCGGCCACCGTGCGCCCCGGCACACCGCTGAAAACTGGAACCGTTCTCGAGGACATCTTGAAAGCCCGCCGCATGGATGACCTGACAATCACCTCCACGGAGGTACTGAATCAACGACGTCAGAGTTCCATCGCTCAACGGCACCACACccccacgacgacgacgggggcggaggcggcggcggcggcgactgtGAAAAGTGTTTATGACACTCTTGCGAAGGACGCGGAGTTGCACACGACGGAGGAGATACCGGAGCCGTGGAACGACGATGATGCGTTGGACATTGATGACGACGAGATGGTGCTGCCATGGGAAAAGACGAAAGTCGAGGTGGGACCAAACAGCCATCTCAGTCcggaggcgcgcgcctctctcgaCCTTCTCTTTCACCCAGAGCTTTACCAGACGGCGAAGCGGGCTATCGGCGCTGAGGAGGCAATCTTCCAGGGTCGCAATTTGCGGCAGACAGCGAACATCACCTTCGGTGATGACGAGATCAAGGTAGACGCACACATCCTCTCCACCCCGGTCGTAACAGATGTGGACCAGAACGGCGACTTGGACGTCATTCTACATGTCAGTTACTTCTTCAGCGAAGACGTTATCACGGACCAGCCGGAGCGGTTTGCCGGCGGAGTTGACCCTCACGACTTCGTCGCCACGGCGGTCGTGTGCCTTAACCTGGTCACAGGCGAAACGCGATGGGCCCGCTTGCTGCACGCCTCTACCAGGAACAGCTCCAACGCCGCCTACGCCCTGAGCACCCCGCTCGTCATCAACGCCGACGAAGACCGCTCCATGGAGGTGTTTGTCAGCACCTCTCTCGGGTTCGTGTTCGGCTTCTCCGCGGATGGGAACGCCTTGGAGGGGTGGCCGGTGCTGCTCGGACCCCTCTCCGCTAGCCCGACAGCGGAGGACATCACAGGCGACGGCACCCTCGACATCTGCATCGGTGACACGGAGGGCAAGGTGCGGTGCTACAATGCCTCTGGCTCTGTCACGTTGGAGAAGGACGTCATCGGCGGCGTGGCCGACCGTCTCACCTTCGGCGACGttgacggcgatggcgccgtgGACATCGTCTTTGGCACCACCTCGGGTCTCATCTACGCCCTGCGCGGCACCAACGGCGCAGTGCTCCCGTCCTTCCCGATCATCACGGGCGGCTCTAttgtggcgccggcgctgctgctgaaccTCAACGGCATGATGTACAGCAACGACCTCGATATCGTGGTGCCGTCGCACAACGGCCGCGTGTACCTTGTGCGGGGCTCCTCCGGCTGTGTCCAGACGATCGACATCGACGAAAAATCCTCGTCTATGGTGCTCGCTGACGACGTCCTGGGCAACGGACAGATGGATCTCGTCGTGACCACCATCAAAGGTGGGGTCTACGTCTTCCAGACATCCACACCGTACACCGCCATGAACGCCTGGCCCAGCAAAACCAAGGGGGTCAACGGCTTTAGTGCTAGTGGGAACTACATCGGCATCGCCATATCCCCCAACCTGCGCACCTTCCGCGACATTCAAGGCGACACGTTCAACGTTGAGTTCACCATCTACGACTCCCGCCCGGTCTCTCCAAATCGCAGCTACACCGTCGAGATCACCGTCGGCACCCGCATCCGCCTCTACCGCGAGCGCTTCAACAAACCAGGTACGCACATTGTGAAGGTGCGCGCACCGCTGGAGAGGATGTACTCGTCGTTGAACGTGGCCCTCACCCTGCCGAACGGGCAGTCCTTCACGGACTCCATCTCCCTCAGCTTCAATATGCACTTCATGGCGGCCATCAAGTACACACTCCTCGTGCCGTTCTTGGCCGTGTCAGCAGCGCTCATGCTCGTGCACAAGCGTCATGAAGTCATCGAGCCAGAGACGGTGCAGTACCTCTTTTAG